One stretch of Phaeodactylum tricornutum CCAP 1055/1 chromosome 9, whole genome shotgun sequence DNA includes these proteins:
- a CDS encoding predicted protein — MSLLNTIFGKNAEKKSEQVSVFETKVSVPEPKPLPPSKIPKEKPPLTPTATGDGSTKKRKRKETKVEFTLKEPLEGPTVEKPSEESKQAEERTVFVGNLPTQYNRKSLAKLFKDCGKVESSRIRSLAVTGVKLPQENAGNQKLVKKVCANTSQVDTKAKSSVQGYVVFVNKDAIEKALVLNNTEVKDERTGTTRRIRVDHANAEYDAARSIFVGNLPYTADEDSLAEHFCEGCGLNVDDIQGVRIVRDKETFQCKGFGYVLFSDQSMVTLALQRMSGSLYAKRELRVMVCGRRFKGKKGDAMPKENKKRSFEGRRASAPVSPAASVGALRRIIKKQVSEAPTKKRRARGEKTSEKPTARKAGVSRRAAVEAKVEKRVKKLQKRAAKGMGKKKM; from the coding sequence ATGTCCTTGTTGAATACTATTTTCGGCAAAAACGCCGAGAAGAAATCGGAACAAGTGTCGGTATTTGAAACGAAAGTATCCGTTCCAGAACCGAAGCCGTTGCCTCCATCAAAAAtaccaaaagaaaaaccgCCTTTGACGCCAACTGCTACTGGCGATGGGAGTAcgaagaaacgaaagcgcAAGGAAACGAAAGTTGAGTTTACTTTGAAAGAGCCCCTCGAGGGTCCTACGGTAGAAAAGCCCTCAGAAGAATCCAAACAAGCGGAAGAACGAACGGTTTTCGTCGGTAACCTACCGACCCAATACAATCGCAAAAGCCTAGCCAAACTCTTTAAAGACTGCGGCAAAGTAGAGAGTTCACGCATCCGGTCGCTTGCCGTGACGGGAGTGAAGCTACCACAAGAAAATGCAGGCAATCAAAAGTTGGTTAAGAAGGTTTGCGCCAACACCTCCCAAGTCGACACTAAGGCAAAATCTTCCGTTCAGGGGTACGTTGTCTTCGTGAATAAAGATGCGATTGAAAAAGCCTTGGTGCTGAACAATACAGAAGTGAAGGACGAAAGGACCGGTACAACACGTCGGATTCGCGTCGACCACGCAAATGCTGAATACGACGCTGCacgttccatttttgtggGAAATCTCCCGTACACTGCTGACGAAGACTCTTTGGCAGAACATTTCTGCGAAGGCTGTGGTTTGAATGTAGACGACATTCAGGGAGTTCGAATTGTACGTGACAAGGAGACCTTTCAATGCAAAGGCTTCGGTTACGTGTTGTTTAGTGATCAAAGCATGGTAACATTGGCCTTGCAGCGTATGTCGGGAAGTTTATATGCAAAACGTGAACTTCGAGTGATGGTTTGTGGACGGCGCTTCAAAGGTAAGAAGGGAGATGCAATGCcgaaggaaaacaaaaagcgtAGCTTTGAAGGACGACGAGCTTCGGCACCAGTATCACCGGCTGCATCCGTAGGCGCCTTGCGACGCATAATCAAAAAGCAAGTTTCCGAGGCCCCGACCAAGAAGCGCAGAGCTCGTGGGGAAAAGACCAGTGAAAAACCGACGGCGCGCAAAGCGGGAGTCAGTCGAAGAGCCGCTGTAGAAGCGAAGGTCGAGAAGCGTGTCAAGAAGTTACAGAAACGTGCTGCCAAAGGAATgggaaagaagaagatgtAG
- a CDS encoding predicted protein, whose translation MELSKILLQRRGADLDDNPYAVHQIQHSCRTISYKHAKEYLVQHQEWLKTSIFDSFEERITHASPDSTIVIAYLSNNSPDLFLSVISATSSCVRALPALINTRWTVAEVGQALQSTNSNDMTLLLYGPEFRETAEEASRIIAHFVVSLPIPSLVRLGPIIVPESDRRRSATTNDYDLNACILELSRLPLSHDDALIVFTSGTTSGPKGVRLSHRALVMQALAKLQPPCRYSSKTVMLATTVPFFHVGGLSSILAVWLAGGTLIFPGAPGMSSKFDPSRLLDSLSHALPSNTLVMVPAMIFAVQKEMQPGETFPYVDLILIGGQSASNTTIDFLTETYPNARVVQTYACTEAASSMTFFDVTAERSCLVQSLPLAGDCVGVTPRHVRISIFDATKQPSLEAVEESYTPGIIGTAGAHVMNGYWRRGGLNPVRRFEEWYLTNDLGFWDEENRLYFCGRANDVIRTGGETVLASEVERILAMHPSVVECAVFALPDERFGEAVCCALVCSGSCPCVSEVRKFCAKEGTLAGYKRPRRLFEVEELPRNSSGKILKFLLQERFKDAGRLRSKL comes from the coding sequence ATGGAACTTTCCAAAATACTTTTACAACGTCGGGGTGCCGATCTTGACGACAATCCATACGCGGTTCATCAAATCCAACACTCATGCCGCACCATCTCGTACAAGCATGCCAAGGAATACTTGGTGCAACATCAAGAGTGGCTCAAAACTAGTATCTTCGATTCCTTTGAAGAACGAATCACTCATGCCTCGCCCGACTCGACGATCGTGATAGCCTACCTTTCCAACAACTCACCAGATCTATTCCTGTCGGTCATCTCAGCCACGAGTAGTTGTGTAAGGGCTCTCCCTGCTCTCATTAATACAAGATGGACTGTGGCTGAAGTTGGACAGGCGCTACAATCCACAAATTCTAACGACATGACGTTGCTGTTGTATGGCCCAGAATTTCGTGAGACAGCTGAAGAAGCAAGCAGAATCATTGCTCATTTCGTTGTAAGCCTTCCCATTCCCTCCTTGGTCCGACTTGGTCCAATCATCGTTCCCGAGAGCGACAGACGACGATCCGCCACCACAAATGACTACGACCTTAATGCCTGTATTCTCGAGCTGAGTCGCTTACCGCTCAGCCACGATGACGCACTAATAGTCTTCACGAGCGGAACAACCAGTGGTCCCAAAGGAGTCCGACTGAGCCATCGGGCACTGGTCATGCAGGCGTTAGCTAAGCTTCAGCCCCCTTGCCGATACTCCTCGAAAACTGTAATGCTCGCTACAACTGTTCCTTTCTTCCATGTCGGAGGTCTCAGCAGTATTTTGGCAGTCTGGTTGGCCGGTGGGACACTCATCTTCCCCGGAGCTCCCGGTATGAGCTCAAAGTTTGACCCCTCTCGTCTTCTGGATTCTCTTTCTCACGCCCTACCGTCAAACACGCTCGTTATGGTGCCAGCAATGATCTTTGCCGTTCAAAAAGAGATGCAACCGGGCGAAACCTTTCCTTACGTTGACCTCATTCTCATCGGGGGACAATCTGCTTCCAACACCACAATAGACTTTCTCACTGAAACATATCCCAACGCAAGGGTAGTGCAAACGTACGCCTGTACGGAGGCTGCTTCGTCAATGACTTTTTTCGATGTAACAGCGGAGCGTTCATGTCTCGTCCAATCTCTTCCTCTGGCTGGAGACTGTGTTGGGGTGACGCCTCGACACGTACGGATATCTATCTTTGACGCAACTAAACAGCCCTCGCTCGAGGCTGTTGAAGAATCTTATACACCAGGTATCATTGGTACCGCTGGCGCACATGTCATGAACGGCTATTGGAGACGTGGTGGACTCAATCCTGTTCGCCGCTTTGAGGAATGGTATTTGACAAACGACTTGGGTTTCTGGGACGAGGAGAACCGACTATATTTTTGTGGACGAGCCAACGATGTAATTCGTACAGGTGGAGAGACTGTCTTGGCTTCCGAAGTGGAGCGGATCCTGGCGATGCATCCAAGCGTGGTTGAGTGTGCCGTCTTTGCTCTGCCTGACGAACGATTTGGCGAAGCGGTATGCTGCGCTCTGGTATGCTCGGGGTCGTGTCCATGCGTTTCAGAAGTACGGAAGTTTTGCGCGAAGGAGGGAACTTTAGCTGGCTACAAGAGACCGCGTAGGTTGTTTGAAGTGGAAGAATTACCCCGGAATTCATCAGGGAAGATTCTGAAATTCCTACTTCAGGAGCGTTTCAAAGACGCAGGGAGATTGCGAAGCAAGCTCTAA
- a CDS encoding enoyl-coa hydratase (Probable enoyl-CoA hydratase catalyses (3S)-3-hydroxyacyl-CoA = trans-2(or 3)-enoyl-CoA + H2O Also found in fatty acid elongation in mitochondria, fatty acid metabolism Valine, leucine and isoleucine degradation, Lysine degradation, Tryptophan metabolism, beta-Alanine metabolism, Benzoate degradation via CoA ligation, Propanoate metabolism, Butanoate metabolism, Limonene and pinene degradation, Caprolactam degradation) — protein sequence MRFTTKVLPSRTANLFVLTLNNPKALHALSLDMMHFFQDILKECYADDSVGALLVKSNTTGMKTKAFCAGGDVKRVYRSCLEEQDSSVLGQGKPGLDSAEFFRQEYVVNHMMATATKPQISLWDGIVMGGGVGISVHGKYRIATENTILAMPETNIGLFPDVGSMFWMPKMLPHSVATYMALTGHRLEAADLLYTGIATHYIPSARLDDLESALSTASKSFKPTERAEDFAAPPPMDPHDSYLAQERPAIDKVFGILSDRSKGVEDVVESLENLNSDFGRKTAGILNTMSPTSLKVTLEGLRRGKDMSRIGDDLCMEFRMSQACMRIGSDFHDGIRAALVDKDRNPQWQPATLAEVTEQIVESYFLPLEYEWEIPVTKTKISSNL from the exons ATGCGATTTACGACTAAAGTTTTACCCTCTCGCACTGCGAATCTCTTCGTGTTGACGCTCAACAATCCAAAAGCCTTGCATGCACTCTCGCTCGACATGATGcactttttccaagacaTTCTGAAAGAATGCTACGCCGATGATTCGGTCGGCGCTTTGCTGGTCAAGAGCAACACAACGGGTATGAAAACTAAAGCATTTTGCGCCGGGGGAGACGTCAAACGGGTCTATCGGTCGTGCTTAGAAGAGCAAGACTCTAGTGTGTTGGGACAAGGCAAGCCTGGCCTTGATTCGGCCGAATTCTTTCGACAAGAATATGTTGTAAATCACATGATGGCGACAGCTACGAAACCACAAATCAGCTTGTGGGATGGAATCGTCATGGGTGGTGGGGTTGGGATCTCGGTTCATGGCAAGTACCGCATTGCCACAGAGAATACCATTCTTGCCATGCCTGAAACGAACATAGGTCTCTTTCCGGACGTTGGGAGTATGTTTTGGATGCCAAAGATGTTGCCGCATAGTGTGGCTACTTATATGGCCTTGACGGGACATCGGCTAGAAGCGGCAGATCTACTTTACACAGGTATTGCTACTCACTATATACCGTCTGCGAGATTGGATGATTTGGAATCCGCTCTTAGCACGGCTTCTAAAAGCTTTAAACCAACAGAAAGAgcggaagactttgccgcGCCC CCACCGATGGATCCGCACGATTCATATCTCGCACAAGAGCGGCCAGCCATAGACAAAGTATTCGGGATTCTTTCGGATCGATCAAAAGGAGTTGAGGATGTTGTCGAAAGTTTGGAAAATTTAAATTCTGATTTCGGCAGGAAAACAGCTGGCATACTAAACACAATGTCACCAACGAGCCTCAAAGTTACACTGGAAGGATTGCGACGAGGTAAGGATATGTCGAGGATCGGCGATGACTTGTGTATGGAGTTCCGTATGTCGCAGGCCTGTATGCGGATTGGCAGTGATTTTCATGACGGCATACGCGCTGCACTAGTCGACAAGGACCGCAACCCACAATGGCAACCAGCAACGTTAGCTGAAGTGACGGAGCAAATTGTAGAATCGTACTTTTTACCTCTCGAATATGAATGGGAAATCCCCGTCACCAAGACAAAGATTTCATCAAATTTGTAG